In Deinococcus sp. QL22, the following are encoded in one genomic region:
- a CDS encoding GNAT family N-acetyltransferase: MNALTITSGDVQTASEILMASAAALAERGQPLWPPQRLTPERLVRHYPDSGWRVAWQDGQAVGTYVLLDKDELFWPDDAPGTALYLHKLAVHPAAQGGGLARLLLAEAVAETRRVGVPFLRLDTASDRAKLRTLYEQFGFQNVGERQVGAYHVVLYSLGV, from the coding sequence ATGAACGCTCTGACCATCACCAGCGGCGACGTGCAAACCGCCTCCGAAATCTTGATGGCCTCTGCCGCTGCCCTGGCTGAGCGCGGGCAACCGCTGTGGCCGCCGCAAAGACTGACCCCCGAACGGTTGGTCCGGCATTACCCCGATTCTGGCTGGCGCGTGGCATGGCAGGATGGTCAGGCGGTAGGAACCTACGTCCTGCTGGACAAAGATGAATTGTTCTGGCCTGACGACGCGCCCGGTACGGCCCTGTATTTGCACAAATTGGCCGTGCATCCCGCTGCGCAGGGGGGCGGATTGGCGCGGTTGCTGTTGGCCGAAGCCGTCGCAGAAACGCGCCGAGTGGGGGTGCCTTTCCTCCGCCTGGATACCGCTTCAGACCGCGCCAAGTTGCGGACGCTGTACGAGCAATTCGGATTTCAGAACGTGGGGGAGCGGCAAGTTGGCGCTTACCATGTGGTTCTGTACAGCCTGGGCGTGTGA
- a CDS encoding ubiquinol-cytochrome c reductase iron-sulfur subunit, with translation MSRLKGRRILSRRALLERWWVLPVAGTVGAFGYMGWYGSRVLLGKREAGVPQFVAGPPQRVAILAELEQEWAEVNFTYDRRPCTVLRVPHSVEGGLSVGGPSDEQHYAAYSRICTHLGCTVNLVRDPEVLAFAFNYRPPPEAKHPQLGCRCHYSVFDPLQAGEAVFGKANGPLPRVRLEVRGNDLYATGIESAPKLGE, from the coding sequence CGACTGAAAGGCCGCCGCATTTTGTCCCGCCGCGCCCTGCTGGAGCGGTGGTGGGTACTGCCCGTGGCCGGAACCGTGGGCGCGTTCGGCTATATGGGCTGGTACGGTTCCCGCGTGCTGCTGGGCAAGCGAGAGGCGGGCGTACCCCAATTCGTGGCAGGCCCGCCGCAGCGGGTGGCAATCCTGGCCGAATTGGAGCAGGAGTGGGCCGAAGTGAACTTCACTTACGACAGGCGCCCCTGTACCGTGCTGCGCGTGCCACACAGTGTCGAGGGAGGGCTGAGTGTCGGCGGGCCATCTGACGAGCAACACTACGCCGCCTATTCGCGCATTTGCACCCACTTGGGCTGCACCGTGAATCTGGTGCGAGACCCGGAAGTGCTGGCCTTCGCCTTCAATTACCGCCCGCCACCTGAAGCGAAACACCCCCAACTCGGCTGCCGCTGCCATTACAGCGTGTTCGATCCTTTGCAGGCGGGAGAAGCCGTGTTTGGCAAAGCGAACGGCCCGCTCCCCCGCGTGCGCTTAGAAGTGCGCGGCAACGACCTGTACGCCACTGGAATAGAATCTGCGCCAAAATTGGGCGAATGA